In one Hypomesus transpacificus isolate Combined female chromosome 18, fHypTra1, whole genome shotgun sequence genomic region, the following are encoded:
- the LOC124480854 gene encoding uncharacterized protein LOC124480854 produces MWSLCMLLLLNVVASHWTPLEVTVKCNQHKGPTEGFYEDKINPSIINDLIVVPVLLRGQSCWTLNTSWAISIDNSIQYLTGTHLIIEFESEYSLDCRYHPRLHTVGLRNDTQQAWFHHLQTDCRWMLGNTIDVTAYNLPVPPHTYGGMDYKKGVESQIPDHLPDEQQSSFVSPGEESPSSPVVSGMPSSKNLTAEPESSLAGPLLVYLGFGAGLLALVCFILYKVYKKTSRYGFLPLPYTSQALVSVLVIYPPENPVFQNAVVSLAEFLLSSNCRVDIDLWQRGLLAEMGPMRWLAQQADKADRVLVVCPPYNHNPAPCAPPSGLGHLANVPTAAAYDLFPLVLNMVASQALCPGQIDKFWVLHLGKAPESSAVPVELRGCRKFCLMKDVEKLCRQLHRQRGARGRFTTGLGRPGVHKAHRTKATDKLSEAVRYLGTKPGSSQSQLGVSVELNHMKENI; encoded by the exons ATGTGGAGTTTGTGCATGTTGCTGCTTTTAAATGTGGTGGCCTCTCATTGGACTCCCCTTGAAGTT ACAGTTAAATGTAATCAGCACAAGG GGCCAACAGAGGGTTTTTATGAGGATAAAATTAATCCGTCTATAATAAATGATCTGATCGTTGTCCCTGTGTTGCTAAGAGGACAGAGCTGCTGGACACTCAACACCAGTTGGGCCATCAGTATAGACA ATAGCATCCAATATCTCACAGGGACTCATTTGATTATAGAGTTTGAATCTGAGTACAGCCTGGATTGTCGCTATCACCCACGCTTGCACACCGTCGGCCTCAGGAATGACACACAG CAAGCGTGGTTCCATCACCTGCAGACTGACTGCAGGTGGATGTTAGGCAACACAATTGACGTCACAGCCTACAATCTTCCCGTCCCACCACATACGTATGGAGGAATGGATTATAAAAAGGGTGTAGAATCCCAAATCCCTG ATCACTTGCCAGatgagcagcagagcagcttcGTATCGCCCG GTGAGGAGAGCCCTTCCAGCCCAGTTGTGAGTGGGATGCCCTCTTCAA AGAATTTGACAGCTGAGCCGGAGAGTTCGCTTGCAGGCCCCCTGCTGGTTTATCTGGGCTTTGGGGCTGGCCTGCTAGCTCTGGTCTGCTTCATCCTCT ATAAAGTTTACAAAAAAACCTCCCGCTATGGTTTTTTGCCACTGCCTTATACTTCCCAAGCACTTGTCTCTGTCCTGGTGATCTACCCTCCTGAGAACCCTGTGTTCCAGAACGCAGTGGTGTCTTTGGCAGAGTTCCTGCTGAGTAGTAACTGCAGAGTGGACATCGACCTCTGGCAGCGTGGCCTGCTGGCAGAGATGGGCCCAATGCGCTGGCTGGCTCAGCAAGCCGACAAGGCGGACAGAGTGCTGGTTGTCTGTCCGCCGTATAACCACAACCCAGCCCCCTGTGCACCCCCTTCCGGGCTGGGACACTTGGCCAATGTTCCAACTGCAGCAGCTTATGACTTGTTTCCCCTGGTGCTGAATATGGTGGCCAGCCAGGCGCTATGCCCAGGCCAGATAGACAAGTTCTGGGTGCTGCATCTAGGCAAAGCCCCGGAGAGCAGTGCCGTTCCTGTGGAGCTGAGGGGCTGCAGAAAGTTCTGTCTCATGAAGGATGTGGAGAAGCTGTGCAGGCAGCTCCACAGGCAGCGAGGCGCCAGGGGGAGGTTTACCACAGGCCTGGGGAGGCCTGGGGTTCACAAAGCACACCGTACAAAAGCCACTGACAAGCTGAGCGAAGCTGTGAGATATTTAGGGACTAAACCAGGCTCCTCCCAGTCGCAGTTAGGCGTCTCAGTAGAGCTGAATCATATGAAGGAAAATATCTAA